A genomic window from Brassica oleracea var. oleracea cultivar TO1000 chromosome C8, BOL, whole genome shotgun sequence includes:
- the LOC106309391 gene encoding probable inactive L-type lectin-domain containing receptor kinase III.1 has protein sequence MAITNKSITLSIIITQLCLVSCVSSQQQETEFRHHGFFRSQYTQVRILPSGFLELTNSSRRQLGQAFHGFPIPFNNPNNSSNSLSFSTSFVFSINAPGHGLTFMISPSMDFTRAMPSQFLGLFNTSNNGNSTNRILAVEFDTVKSNEFLDLDGNHVGIDVNGLVSVESAPAAFLSNRQNKNISLKLSSEDPIRDWIEYSGEDMLLNVTLAPLDIANPKFPLLSRKMNLSNI, from the coding sequence ATGGCAATAACTAACAAATCAATAACTCTCTCTATAATCATCACTCAACTATGCCTCGTTTCTTGTGTGTCAAGTCAACAACAAGAAACAGAGTTTCGTCACCATGGCTTTTTTCGAAGCCAATATACTCAAGTACGGATCCTCCCAAGCGGCTTCTTGGAGCTAACAAACAGCTCAAGGAGACAACTGGGTCAAGCCTTCCATGGCTTCCCCATACCTTTCAACAACCCTAATAACTCATCAAACTCGCTTTCTTTCTCCACAAGTTTCGTTTTCTCAATCAACGCGCCAGGTCATGGCCTAACCTTTATGATCTCTCCCTCCATGGATTTCACCAGAGCCATGCCGAGTCAGTTCCTCGGCCTCTTCAACACTTCAAACAACGGAAACTCAACAAACCGAATCCTCGCGGTGGAGTTCGACACTGTGAAGTCAAACGAGTTTCTTGACCTGGACGGTAACCACGTGGGGATCGACGTCAACGGTTTGGTCTCAGTTGAATCTGCACCGGCTGCGTTTTTATCTAACCGTCAGAACAAGAACATAAGCTTGAAGCTTTCGAGCGAAGATCCTATTCGGGATTGGATCGAGTACAGTGGAGAGGATATGCTTCTCAACGTCACACTGGCCCCTCTTGACATTGCTAACCCTAAGTTTCCTCTTTTGTCAAGAAAGATGAATCTGTCTAATATTTGA
- the LOC106307329 gene encoding ATP-dependent zinc metalloprotease FTSH 10, mitochondrial, which translates to MIFSKLARSARSKGLVYGGSGILSEGRRVGAPSGGANQVDGGLGFLRRRFASLAARKGGVDANDLSRVFANPRLRRFFSSQAPKKKKKNYENYYPKDAKKGPKNEHKSESREGSKKSENENAGDFNTKEFQNLLVPLMAIALILSSFSLGSKEQQQISFQEFKNKLLEAGLVDHIDVSNKSVAKVYVRSSPRTQTEEVVQGVPAKGRSGQYKYYFNIGSVESFEEKLEEAQEALGIDSHDFVPVTYVSEMIWYQELLRFAPTLLLLGTLVYGARRMQGGLGSVGGPGGKGGRGIFNIGKAQITRADKNSKNKIYFKDVAGCEEAKQEIMEFVHFLQNPKKYEDLGAKIPKGALLVGPPGTGKTLLAKATAGESAVPFLSISGSDFMEMFVGVGPSRVRNLFQEARQCAPSIIFIDEIDAIGRARGRGGFSGGNDERESTLNQLLVEMDGFGTTAGVVVLAGTNRPDILDKALLRPGRFDRQITIDKPDIKGRDQIFQIYLKKIKLDDEPSYFSQRLAALTPGFAGADIANVCNEAALIAARHEKGTVTMAHFDSAIDRVIGGLEKKNRVISKLERRTVAYHESGHAVAGWFLEHAEPLLKVTIVPRGTAALGFAQYVPNENLLMTKEQLFDMTCMTLGGRAAEQVLIGRISTGAQNDLEKVTKMTYAQVAVYGFSDKIGLLSFPQREEEFSKPYSNRTGALIDEEVREWVAKAYKRTVELIEEHKEQVAEIAELLLEKEVLHQDDLAKVLGERPFKSGETTNYDRFKSGFEETDKENATVKPVEDDGASPPLEPQVVPT; encoded by the exons ATGATATTCTCCAAGCTCGCTCGATCCGCTCGTTCCAAG GGATTGGTGTACGGGGGATCGGGGATTTTAAGCGAGGGGAGGAGGGTTGGAGCGCCGTCGGGTGGGGCTAATCAGGTGGATGGTGGATTAGGGTTTCTGAGACGGCGGTTTGCTTCTTTGGCTGCTCGGAAAGGAGGAGTGGATGCTAATGACTTGAGCCGAGTTTTCGCTAACCCTAGATTGCGTCGGTTCTTCTCTAGCCAAGCCCCAAAGAAGAAGAAGAAGA ATTACGAGAACTATTATCCCAAAGACGCTAAGAAAGGGCCTAAGAACGAGCACAAATCCGAATCAAGAG AAGGTTCAAAGAAGAGTGAGAATGAGAACGCTGGGGACTTTAACACAAAGGAGTTCCAAAATTTGTTAGTTCCTCTGATGGCCATTGCTTTGATCCTTTCCTCTTTTTCCCTTGGTTCAAAGGAACAGCAACAG ATTAGTTTCCAGGAGTTCAAAAACAAGCTTCTTGAGGCTGGTCTAGTAGATCACATAGACGTTTCTAACAAATCAGTCGCCAAAGTCTACGTGAGGAGTTCACCAAGAACCCAAACCGAAGAAGTTGTTCAAGGAGTTCCTGCTAAAGGACGTTCTGGTCAGTATAAGTACTACTTTAACATTGGTAGTGTTGAATCGTTCGAGGAGAAACTCGAAGAGGCTCAAGAAGCGTTAGGCATTGACTCTCACGACTTTGTGCCCGTCACCTACGTCTCTGAGATGATATGGTACCAGGAGCTACTGAGGTTTGCACCGACTTTGCTTCTCTTGGGTACGCTGGTTTACGGGGCGAGACGGATGCAAGGTGGATTGGGAAGCGTAGGAGGACCTGGTGGGAAAGGTGGCCGTGGGATTTTCAATATTGGGAAAGCTCAGATAACGAGAGCTGATAAAAACTCCAAGAATAAG ATATATTTTAAAGATGTAGCAGGATGCGAGGAGGCTAAGCAAGAGATTATGGAGTTTGTGCATTTCCTTCAGAACCCAAAGAAGTACGAAGATCTGGGAGCTAAGATCCCAAAAGGTGCACTATTAGTCGGCCCACCGGGAACTGGAAAGACCCTCCTAGCAAAAGCCACAGCCGGAGAATCAGCCGTGCCGTTCCTCTCCATATCCGGTTCAGACTTCATGGAGATGTTTGTTGGCGTTGGACCTTCCAGAGTGAGAAACCTCTTCCAAGAAGCTAGACAATGCGCGCCCAGCATCATATTCATCGACGAGATCGACGCCATTGGCCGTGCAAGAGGACGTGGAGGCTTCTCCGGTGGAAACGACGAGCGTGAAAGCACTCTGAACCAGCTTCTTGTTGAGATGGATGGGTTTGGTACTACTGCTGGCGTTGTCGTCCTCGCTGGAACCAACAGGCCGGATATTCTCGATAAGGCCCTGTTAAGGCCCGGCCGGTTTGATCGTCAGATAACTATAGACAAGCCTGATATCAAAGGGCGTGATCAGATATTCCAGATATACTTGAAGAAGATTAAGCTTGATGATGAGCCTTCGTATTTCTCGCAGAGGCTTGCGGCCCTCACTCCTGGATTCGCTGGAGCTGATATTGCGAATGTGTGTAACGAGGCGGCTCTTATTGCTGCTAGGCATGAAAAAGGAACAGTGACGATGGCGCACTTTGACTCTGCTATTGATCGTGTCATTGGTGGTCTTGAGAAGAAAAATAGA GTAATAAGCAAGTTGGAGCGCCGTACAGTTGCGTATCATGAATCTGGCCATGCGGTTGCTGGGTGGTTTCTTGAACATGCGGAGCCATTGCTTAAGGTGACTATTGTGCCTCGTGGCACAGCAGCGCTTGGGTTTGCTCAGTATGTTCCAAATGAGAACTTACTCATGACCAAAGAACAGCTCTTCGACATGACTTGCATGACTCTCGGCGGCCGTGCAGCTGAACAG GTATTGATAGGAAGAATCTCAACAGGTGCTCAGAACGATCTAGAGAAGGTTACAAAGATGACGTACGCGCAGGTGGCAGTGTATGGATTCAGCGACAAGATAGGATTGCTTTCATTCCCGCAACGAGAAGAGGAGTTCTCGAAACCATACAGCAACAGAACCGGCGCGTTGATAGACGAAGAGGTCCGAGAGTGGGTGGCCAAAGCTTACAAGAGAACGGTTGAGCTGATAGAGGAACACAAAGAGCAAGTGGCTGAGATCGCTGAGCTGTTGCTAGAGAAGGAGGTTCTGCATCAGGATGATCTTGCTAAAGTTTTGGGTGAGCGTCCGTTTAAGTCTGGTGAGACTACTAACTACGACAGGTTTAAGTCTGGATTTGAGGAGACGGATAAGGAGAATGCGACGGTGAAGCCGGTGGAGGATGATGGAGCTTCTCCACCGCTTGAGCCACAGGTGGTTCCGACATAA
- the LOC106310348 gene encoding putative protein TPRXL, with protein MDEKWKLSKKDASAASCSSSSSSKSKFSRSYSTSASSTKAPAFVRSSSTKCSVPSSSSSISRSSSKKEKGSSSSSITQKYSSLAKEQKGRFYIMRRCVAMLVCWHKHDS; from the coding sequence ATGGACGAGAAGTGGAAGCTGTCCAAAAAGGATGCATCAGCTGCATCGTGCTCATCTTCTAGTTCCTCTAAATCTAAGTTCTCTAGAAGCTACTCAACAAGCGCTTCCTCCACAAAGGCTCCTGCCTTCGTACGAAGCTCATCCACTAAATGCTCAGTGCCTTCCTCTTCGTCCTCCATCTCCAGGAGCTCCTCAAAGAAAGAGAAAGGATCATCATCGTCTTCCATTACCCAAAAGTACAGTAGCTTGGCCAAAGAACAGAAGGGAAGGTTTTACATCATGAGAAGGTGTGTGGCTATGCTTGTATGTTGGCATAAACATGATTCTTAG
- the LOC106307443 gene encoding tropinone reductase homolog At1g07450, with protein sequence MDINMWSLQCMTALVTGGTKGIGYAIVEELASFGARVHTCDIDQTLLDECLSEWQSKGFQVSGSVCDVTSRPQREQLMQTVSSLFGSKLNILVNNVGKFMLKPTLESTAEDFSSLMSTNLESAYHISQLAHPLLKVSGNGSIIFISSVSGIVSGTASVYGATKGAMNQLGRNLACEWASDGIRVNSVAPWVTATSLVKKYLDDKKFAEAMFSRTPLGRACEPREVASLVTFLCLPAASYITGQTICVDGGFTVNGFSYKPEA encoded by the exons ATGGATATCAACATGTGGAGTCTTCAATGTATGACTGCTCTTGTAACCGGTGGAACCAAGGGAATTGG GTATGCAATAGTGGAGGAACTTGCAAGTTTTGGTGCAAGAGTGCACACGTGTGATATAGACCAAACTTTGCTTGATGAATGCTTAAGTGAATGGCAAAGCAAAGGGTTTCAAGTCAGTGGTTCTGTTTGTGATGTTACCTCTCGACCTCAAAGAGAGCAGTTGATGCAGACTGTTTCTTCTCTATTTGGTTCCAAACTCAACATCCTT GTAAACAATGTTGGCAAGTTCATGTTAAAGCCAACTTTAGAAAGTACAGCAGAAGATTTCTCAAGTTTGATGTCTACCAATTTGGAATCTGCTTACCATATCTCCCAATTGGCTCATCCTTTGCTTAAAGTCTCGGGGAATGGTAGTATCATATTCATTTCCTCTGTATCAGGGATTGTCTCTGGAACTGCCTCCGTATATGGTGCAACAAAAG GAGCCATGAATCAACTGGGAAGAAACTTGGCATGTGAATGGGCAAGTGATGGTATAAGGGTTAACTCCGTAGCTCCTTGGGTCACTGCAACTTCACTTGTCAAAAAA TATCTTGATGACAAGAAGTTCGCCGAGGCTATGTTCTCAAGAACCCCATTAGGCCGTGCGTGTGAGCCGCGTGAGGTTGCGTCTTTGGTTACATTTCTTTGTCTTCCTGCAGCTTCTTATATAACAGGACAAACCATTTGTGTTGATGGAGGTTTCACTGTTAATGGCTTTTCCTACAAGCCAGAGGCTTGA
- the LOC106307442 gene encoding transcription initiation factor IIA large subunit-like, whose protein sequence is MATTTTTSGVYIHVIEDVVSKVREEFVNNGGPGESVLSELQGIWETKMMQAGVLSGPIERSSAQRPTPGGPLTHDLNVPYEGTEEYETPTAEMLFPPTPMQTPLPTPLPGTADNSSMYNIPTGSSDYPTPGTENGSHVDVKARPSPYMQPPSPWTNPRLDVNVAYVDGRDEPERGNPNQHFTQGLFVPSTGKRKRDDSSAQYQNGGSIPQQDGASDALPMATLVGDTLCITFVGDKRVPRDFICSSSKIPQVDGPMPDPYDEMLSTPNMYSYQGPSEDFNEGRTPAPNEIQTSTPVTAQTDVIEDDEELLNEDDDDDELDDLESGEDMNTQHLVLAQFDKVTRTKSRWKCNLKDGIMHINDKDILFNKALGEFEF, encoded by the exons ATGGCTACAACGACGACGACGAGCGGTGTGTATATCCACGTCATCGAGGACGTCGTCAGCAAAGTCCGTGAGGAGTTCGTTAACAACGGAGGTCCCGGCGAGAGTGTTCTCTCCGAGCTTCAAGGA ATTTGGGAGACGAAGATGATGCAAGCTGGAGTCTTGTCTGGACCAATTGAAAGGTCGTCGGCTCAGAGGCCGACACCTGGAGGTCCGTTGACTCATGATCTCAATGTTCCTTATGAAGGAACAGAGGAGTATGAGACTCCCACTGCTGAAATGCTCTTCCCTCCT ACACCGATGCAGACTCCCCTTCCAACGCCGCTTCCTGGTACGGCTGATAACTCTTCTATGTATAATATACCTACTGGATCAAGCGATTATCCGACCCCTGGAACTGAGAATGGAAGCCACGTTGATGTTAAAGCAAGACCCAGTCCTTATATG CAACCACCTTCTCCTTGGACAAATCCAAGGCTTGATGTCAATGTTG CTTATGTGGATGGCCGTGATGAGCCTGAGAGGGGAAACCCTAATCAGCATTTTACGCAG GGCTTATTTGTCCCATCCACTGGGAAACGGAAGCGTGATGATTCTTCTGCACAATATCAAAACGGTGGATCTATACCACAACAGGATGGTGCAAGCGATGCTTTGCCTATG GCGACCCTTGTGGGAGATACACTCTGCATAACATTTGTTGGCGATAAAAGGGTCCCACGAGATTTCATCTGCTCATCTTCAAAGATACCGCAAGTGGATGGGCCAATGCCTGACCCTTATGATGAAATGTTGTCCACTCCAAAT ATGTACAGCTATCAAGGACCAAGTGAAGACTTCAACGAAGGGAGAACTCCTGCTCCAAACG AGATACAAACGAGCACTCCTGTTACTGCACAAACCGATGTTATTGAAGATGACGAAGAGCTGTTGAACGAAGATGATGACGATGACGAGCTTGATGACTTAGAGAGTGGTGAGGATATGAACACGCAACATCTGGTTTTGGCTCAGTTTGACAAG GTGACGCGCACAAAGAGCAGATGGAAGTGCAATCTGAAAGATGGGATCATGCATATAAACGATAAGGACATCCTCTTCAACAAA GCATTAGGCGAGTTCGAGTTCTGA